The segment CGGGACTCCTGCTCCGACCCTGGGGCCCAACAGGAGTTCAGTCGCTCTCGTCGTGTCGTCGGAAAAATAACGAACTTCGATTTGCCTGCGTAAGTGACTGATTTGTATGGGAAATGAATAGAAGGGCGCTTTTAGAGCGGTTGCCTGCTAGGCGACGAAGGTGAACGCGTTGGGCGCGTCCTATCGAAGTTTTGGATTAATTCCGGGCGACGCAGCACGGCACAAACTTTCGTTTCCGGGTTCAGTCTCATGCGCAACAACCGCAGAAGGATGCGTTCGATGAATCCACCCAAGGCACTGCTGATCCTGCACGGCAAGCAGGCGTCCAATGCCGACGTTCGCGAGGCGGTCACGCTGCAGCGTGAACTCGGCTGGGAGCTGGCGGTACGCGTGACCTGGGAGCCGGGTGATACCGAGCGCCTGGTGCATGAAGCGCTGGCTGCCGGCTACCGCACGCTGATCGCCGGCGGTGGCGACGGAACCTTGCGCGAGACGGTGCAGGCGCTCGTCGCCAGTGGCAGCGATGCCAGCCTGGCGCTGATGCCATTGGGTACCGCCAACGACTTCGCGCGCGCCGCCGGCATTTCCCTGGTGCCGGGGGAGGCGCTTGCCCTGCTCGATGAGCCGCCGGTACTCATCGACCTCGGCGAGATGAACGGTGAGCCGTTCGTCAACATGGCCACCGGCGGATTCGGCAGCCGGGTCACCTCCAGTACCTCCGAAGAGCTCAAGCGTGTGCTGGGCGGCGGCGCCTACCTGTTGACCGGGCTGACGCGCTTCGCAGAGATCGGCTCGGCGCACGGCCGGTTCCGCGGGCCGGGCTTCGACTGGGAAGGCGACTTTCTGGCCTTTGGCGTCGGCAACGGCAGGCAGGCCGGCGGCGGTCAGCTGCTGTGCCCGCAGGCACAAGTGGATGACGGCCTGCTCGATGTGTGCATCGTGCCGGCGCCGGACGACGCCGTCGGTACGCTCGGCACGCTGCTCAGCGGCGGGCTGCTCGGGGTCGACGCTGTTTCAGTCAGCGCGCGGGTGCCCTGGCTGGAGATCGACGCCCCGCAGCCGATCGACGTCAATCTCGATGGCGAGCCGGTGCTCGGCGAGCAGCTGCGCTTCGGCGTGCGCCCGCGAGCATTGCGCATGCACCTGCCGGCCGGCTCCCCGCTGCTTGTCGGCAACTGACGCCGGCTGCGAGAAATCCGCCTGCAACGGTAAAGCCTGGCGCGACGCGGCCGATACCTCGGTATCCCGCGTTAACCAAGGAGTCCGCCATGGCCGGAATTCTCGACTCAGTCGATCAACGTACCCGTCTGGTGGGGCAGAACCGCCTGGAAATCCTCATGTTCCGGCTGGCCGGGCGGCAGAAGTTCGCGATCAACGTGTTCAAGGTGCAGGAAGTCGTCCAGCTACCGAAGATGACGCTAATGCCGCATCGCCACAGCTCGGTGTGCGGGGTGATCAACCTGCGCGGCCAGACGCTGCCGGTGATCGATCTGTCCCTGGCGATCGGCCTGCGCCCGCTGGTGCCCGATGAGCGCAGCACCATCATCGTCACCGAATACAACCGTACCGTGCAGGCGTTTCTGGTTGGCAGCGTCGACCGCATTCTCAACCTGAACTGGGACGAGGTGATGCCGCCGCCGAGCACCGCTGGCCGCCAGCATTACCTCACCGCGATCACCAAGGTCGAGAACGAGCTGGTCGAGGTGATTGATGTGGAGAAGGTCCTCGCCGAGATCGTCCCCTACGACACCAGCATTCCGGCCGAACGCCTGGCCGACCCGCTGCTCGAGCGCGCGCGCGGTCGCGAAGTGCTTTGCGTCGACGATTCGAGCGTCGCCCTGGCCCAGCTGCGCGATACCCTGGTGCAGCTCGGCGTGACGATCCATACCGCCACCGACGGCCTCAAGGGGCTGAACATGCTGCGCGCCTGGGCCGATGCCGGTGAAGTGCTGACCGACAAGCTGCTGATGGTCTTCACGGATGCCGAAATGCCGGAGATGGACGGCTATCGGCTGACCACCGAGATCCGCCATGACCCACGCATGCGCGACCTCTACGTGGTGCTGCACACCTCGCTGTCCGGTTCGTTCAACCAGGCGATGGTGCAGAAGGTCGGCTGCGACAACTTCCTTTCCAAGTTCCAGCCGGAAAAGCTCGTCGACGTGGTGCGCGATCGCTTGCAGCGCGACGAACCGCACTGACGCGGCCTGCGTTATGCTGCGGCGCTTCCCTGCCGTTGGAGGCGTCGCATGCAGCTTTCCTCGATCTACCGCTTTGCCCTCAAGTCGGCCGCTGGCGAGTCCCTGTCAGCGGCACGAACCGACTCGCTTGGTCTGGTCGGCGATCGGCGCTGGATGCTGGTCGATGCGCAGAGTGGGCGCTTCCTGACCCAGCGCCTGCTGCCGCAGATGACCTTGCTCCAGGCGCGCTGGCTGGCAGCCGACACACTGGGCCTGACGGCGCCGGGCCAATCGCCTATCGAAGTGAAGGTTCCCGGCGCGGACAGCCCGCGCTGCGGTGTGCTGATCTGGAAGGAGACGCTCAGTGTGCCGGATGCCGGTGATGCCGCGGCCGCCTGGCTGAGCGACTGGCTGCAGCGCCCGTGCCGCCTGGTTTATCTGCCGGCCGAGCAGGGCATCCAGATCGACCGGAACTATGCCCGGCCGGGCGAGCGAGCGGCCTTCAGTGACGGTTTTCCCTTCCTGCTGATCGGCCAGGCCTCGCTGGATGATCTGATCGAGCGCGTCGGACGTCCGCTGAAGATGCTGCGCTTTCGTCCCAACCTGGTGGTCGCCGGAGCCGAACCGTATGCCGAGGACCGCTGGAAACGCATCCGTATCGGCGACTTGGAGCTGCGGGTGGTCAAGCCCTGTTCGCGTTGCGTGATCCCCACGATCGACCTGCTGACCGCCGAGCGCGCAGCGGACCGCGAGCCGCTGACCACGCTGCTGGGCTACCGCAAAGGCGAGGGTGGCGTGTTCTTCGGCCAGAACCTGATCGCCGAGCGACCTGGCGAGTTGGCGGTCGGTATGCCCGTCGAAGTGCTCGAGTGAGGGCTCACTGGCCCTCGAAGTAACGCTCGTGCCATTCCACCAGCGGCTGCGGTGTATTGAGCTTCTGCCCGTAGATGACCGAGTAGGTCAGCACGTTCTGCACGTACTGGCGGGTCTCGTCGAAGGGGATGTTCTCGACCCAGACGTCGAACGAGAGATGCTCGGCGTTGCGCAACCACTGGCGAACCCGCCCGGGGCCGGCGTTGTAGGCGGCCGAGGCAAGGACCCGGTTGCCGTTGAACTGGTTGTAGATCTGGCTGAGGTAGGCGGTGCCGAGCTGGATGTTGACGTCCGGGTTGAGTACCTGCTGGGTTGACGACAGCGGAATACCGAAGCGCCGCGCGGTTTCCTTGGCCGTGGCCGGCATCAGCTGCATCAGCCCGGTGGCACCGACGTGCGAACGTGCGTCGGCCATGAAGGCGCTTTCCTGTCGGGTAATCGCGAAGGCCCAGCTGGGGTGGATTTCGCGTGCGCGAGCGGCCTTGACCAGGGTGCCGCGATGGGCCATCGGAAAGCGGATGTCCAGGTCGTCCCAGTACTGGGCCTGGCTGATCGTGCGGATCGCCGGGAAGTACCAACCCTTTTCGTAAGCCAGCTGCGCCTGGGCGACCAGCTCGTCGCGGTCAAACAGGCGGCTGACGTGATACCACTCCCGACGGCCGTCGACGATCTGTCCGCGGGCATGAAATTCCAGGGCCCGCCGGATGCCGGCGGTGTTGCGCACCTTCTGCATCACCTTTGGCGGCAGGTTCAAAGGCTGGTGGTTGAGCTTGTACGGGGCCTGGATACGGTCGGCCGACAGAAAGCCATAGAAGTCCCGCTCCTTGGCGACCGGGGCATAGAGCGAGATGGCTTGCGGACTGTTCGGTTCCTTCAGCTCCAGGCTGCGTGCGCGCCAGTAGCGCCAGCGGTTGGTCTTGGCCAGGTCTTCGGGGAAGCGACTGGTCAGGGCGTAGGCATCGTCCCAGCGGCCCAGGCGCAGCAGCAGCCGCGCACGCCACTCGCTGACGGTGTTGTCGCGCAGTTCGGGGTCGTATTCGGCCATGACTTGCAGGGCGCGACTGTCGAAGCGCCGCGCCAGCGTCAGGCCGATCTGCCGGGCGATGGCAACCTTCTCCTCGGCCGAGAAGGCCATGCGCCGGGCGTAGCTGTCGAGCAGGCCGAGCGCCTTTTCCGGATCCTGACGGGCCAGGCGGCGCAGGCCGATCGAGACCACGTCGGCCATGGCCGTGTTGCCGCTGGCGAAGCGCTCGGTCTGGCTCAGTAGCTGAGGTTTCTGCGCCACTTCGAGCAGCAGCTCGCCATAGGCCCGGTGGCTGGTGAGCTGCTTGATCAGGTAGCTGGCCAGGCCATAGTTGCCGTTCTCCACGGCCAGCTTGGTGCGTTTCCAGCGACGCTCCTCGGTGAGCCCGCCGCGTGCCTGCCACATCTCGAACAGTGCGTCACAGGCCTCCGGCTGCGACTTGCCGACCAGCCAGAGCTTCTCCGCGGTGTTGTCGCCCTCGGCGACCGAATGGCTGACCTGGTACTGACCGAACAGGCAGTCGAGTTCGGTGAAATTGAGCTTGGGGTCGTAATAGGCGAGAAAGGTCTTCCAGTCGCCACGCGCGGCCAGCAGGCGCAGCCAGCGCAGCTTGAGCCAACCGATCTGGGGCAGGTCGCCGTGCTCGGCGAGAAACTTCTCGACATCGGCG is part of the Stutzerimonas balearica DSM 6083 genome and harbors:
- the yegS gene encoding lipid kinase YegS, which codes for MNPPKALLILHGKQASNADVREAVTLQRELGWELAVRVTWEPGDTERLVHEALAAGYRTLIAGGGDGTLRETVQALVASGSDASLALMPLGTANDFARAAGISLVPGEALALLDEPPVLIDLGEMNGEPFVNMATGGFGSRVTSSTSEELKRVLGGGAYLLTGLTRFAEIGSAHGRFRGPGFDWEGDFLAFGVGNGRQAGGGQLLCPQAQVDDGLLDVCIVPAPDDAVGTLGTLLSGGLLGVDAVSVSARVPWLEIDAPQPIDVNLDGEPVLGEQLRFGVRPRALRMHLPAGSPLLVGN
- a CDS encoding chemotaxis protein CheV produces the protein MAGILDSVDQRTRLVGQNRLEILMFRLAGRQKFAINVFKVQEVVQLPKMTLMPHRHSSVCGVINLRGQTLPVIDLSLAIGLRPLVPDERSTIIVTEYNRTVQAFLVGSVDRILNLNWDEVMPPPSTAGRQHYLTAITKVENELVEVIDVEKVLAEIVPYDTSIPAERLADPLLERARGREVLCVDDSSVALAQLRDTLVQLGVTIHTATDGLKGLNMLRAWADAGEVLTDKLLMVFTDAEMPEMDGYRLTTEIRHDPRMRDLYVVLHTSLSGSFNQAMVQKVGCDNFLSKFQPEKLVDVVRDRLQRDEPH
- a CDS encoding MOSC domain-containing protein, translated to MQLSSIYRFALKSAAGESLSAARTDSLGLVGDRRWMLVDAQSGRFLTQRLLPQMTLLQARWLAADTLGLTAPGQSPIEVKVPGADSPRCGVLIWKETLSVPDAGDAAAAWLSDWLQRPCRLVYLPAEQGIQIDRNYARPGERAAFSDGFPFLLIGQASLDDLIERVGRPLKMLRFRPNLVVAGAEPYAEDRWKRIRIGDLELRVVKPCSRCVIPTIDLLTAERAADREPLTTLLGYRKGEGGVFFGQNLIAERPGELAVGMPVEVLE
- a CDS encoding transglycosylase SLT domain-containing protein, encoding MRSRLPRLLLSLLITTLALQATAASLEQQRRYYDEAKRALEKGDSGPYRRYASVLRDYPLEPYLAYDELTARLKSASNADVEKFLAEHGDLPQIGWLKLRWLRLLAARGDWKTFLAYYDPKLNFTELDCLFGQYQVSHSVAEGDNTAEKLWLVGKSQPEACDALFEMWQARGGLTEERRWKRTKLAVENGNYGLASYLIKQLTSHRAYGELLLEVAQKPQLLSQTERFASGNTAMADVVSIGLRRLARQDPEKALGLLDSYARRMAFSAEEKVAIARQIGLTLARRFDSRALQVMAEYDPELRDNTVSEWRARLLLRLGRWDDAYALTSRFPEDLAKTNRWRYWRARSLELKEPNSPQAISLYAPVAKERDFYGFLSADRIQAPYKLNHQPLNLPPKVMQKVRNTAGIRRALEFHARGQIVDGRREWYHVSRLFDRDELVAQAQLAYEKGWYFPAIRTISQAQYWDDLDIRFPMAHRGTLVKAARAREIHPSWAFAITRQESAFMADARSHVGATGLMQLMPATAKETARRFGIPLSSTQQVLNPDVNIQLGTAYLSQIYNQFNGNRVLASAAYNAGPGRVRQWLRNAEHLSFDVWVENIPFDETRQYVQNVLTYSVIYGQKLNTPQPLVEWHERYFEGQ